A genomic window from Scophthalmus maximus strain ysfricsl-2021 chromosome 17, ASM2237912v1, whole genome shotgun sequence includes:
- the LOC118288791 gene encoding guanine nucleotide-binding protein G(I)/G(S)/G(O) subunit gamma-5: MSNSSAANSSLAIAQRAVKQLRLEASVHRIKVSQAAAELKTFCLQNAHKDPLLTGVPSSDNPFRPPKSCVLL, translated from the exons ATGTCAAACAGCAGCGCCGCCAACAGCAGTCTAGCCATCGCCCAGAGGGCAGTGAAGCAGCTCCGTCTGGAGGCCAGTGTCCACAGGATCAAG GTTTCTCAGGCTGCTGCAGAACTGAAGACCTTCTGTTTGCAAAATGCCCACAAGGACCCTCTCCTCACTGGGGTGCCTTCCAGTGATAACCCTTTCAGGCCTCCCAAGTCATGTGTCCTGCTCTGA